The DNA segment TAAGCCAAAATTTGCTGAGGCTGCGGTTGAGAAATTTAAATTTGATGTGCCAAAAAATATTGTCGAGCAAGAGATCGATATGCAGTTTAGAAACGCATGGAGCTCATTTACTCCAGATGATATGAAAAAATTTAGAGAGGACAAAGATGCTCTTTCTAAAAAACGTGACGAGTTTAGAAAAGACGCTGAAAATAGCGTTCGTTTAACTTTTATCATCGATGAACTAGCTCGCGTAAGAGGCGTAAAAGTAAGCGATCAAGAGGTTGTTCAAGCGATCTATTTTGAGGCGTATAGAAGTGGTCAAGATCCAAAAGCACACCTTGAGATGTACCGCAACCAAGGCATGCTTCCAGCAATAAAGATGTCAATGATCGAAGAGAAGCTATTTGGTGAGCTATTTAACAAAGAAAAAGACGAGAAAAAAGCAAGTAAAAAAGAGAAGGCCGAGTAATGAGCTATTACGTTCCTGTCGTAGTTGAAAGAACTAGTAGAGGTGAGCGAAGCTATGATATATATTCCCGTCTTTTAAAAGACAGGATCGTTATGCTAAGTGGCGAGATAGAGGACGGCATGGCTGCTTCTATCGTCGCTCAGCTGTTATTTTTAGAGGCTGAAGATCCAGATAAAGATATCTATCTATATATAAACTCACCAGGTGGCGTGATAACAAGTGGCTTTAGTATCTATGACACGATGAACTACATAAAGCCAGATGTTTGCACGATCTGCATCGGCCAAGCTGCTAGTATGGGTGCATTTTTGCTAAGCTGTGGTGCGCCAAGTAAAAGATATGCATTGCCAAATTCTCGCATCATGATACACCAACCACTTGGCGGCGCTAGAGGACAAGCGACTGATATCGAGATACAAGCTCGTGAAATTTTGCGTATGAAAGAGATTTTAAACGGAATTTTGGCCAAAAATACAGGTCAGAAGCTAAGTAAGATCGTAAAAGATACTGAACGTGACTTCTTTATGAGTTCGGCCGAAGCCAAAGAGTACGGACTTGTTGATAAAATTTTGGAGAAAAGTTTTAAATAAGGCCCAAAGTGATAAAGATAGATAATGCACCAGACCCTAAGAAAAAAGTGGTTGAGGTAAAACATATTCTAGAAAAAGAAAAGGTAGATATCTACAGATTTTCAGAAAATGTTTTGCATGAATTAAGCGACGATAATGTTCCATCTACGCCAAATAATTACTCTATTTATTTTGAGAAAATGCTTGATGGGCAGCCTGATGAATTTAGAAAAGAGATCGGTGATATGATAGTCATAAATTCCGAGATCTCAGTGCCATCAGGCAGCAAT comes from the Campylobacter concisus ATCC 51562 genome and includes:
- the clpP gene encoding ATP-dependent Clp endopeptidase proteolytic subunit ClpP produces the protein MSYYVPVVVERTSRGERSYDIYSRLLKDRIVMLSGEIEDGMAASIVAQLLFLEAEDPDKDIYLYINSPGGVITSGFSIYDTMNYIKPDVCTICIGQAASMGAFLLSCGAPSKRYALPNSRIMIHQPLGGARGQATDIEIQAREILRMKEILNGILAKNTGQKLSKIVKDTERDFFMSSAEAKEYGLVDKILEKSFK